From a region of the Malania oleifera isolate guangnan ecotype guangnan chromosome 12, ASM2987363v1, whole genome shotgun sequence genome:
- the LOC131145229 gene encoding glycosyl hydrolase 5 family protein-like — translation MATMIIFPALFSLLLLPPPAAALPLSTDSRWIVDEGGRRVKLTCVNWASHLEPVVAEGLSKQPVDAISKRITAMGFNCVRLTWPLFLATNDSLAALTVRQSLRSLGLAESIAGFQVNNPSIIDLPLIKAFQAVVSSLGNYMIMVILDNHLSKPGWCCSNFDGSGFFGDQFFNPDLWLKGLTRMATLFNGTSNVVGMSLRNELRGPRENVNDWYRYMQRGAEVVHAANKDILVILSGLSYDTNLSFLLNQQANLSFTGKLVFELHWYGFSDGDAWANGNPNQVCGRVVDNVMNRAGFLVEKGWPLFVSEFGADQRGTNVNDNRYLSCFFGVAAELDLDWALWALAGSYYIRQGVIGVEEPYGMLGWNWCETRNATFLARIAGLQSPFQGPGLSETKPHNLIFHPLTGLCIQRKSLFGSLKLGPCSEAEAWSYTPQKTLTIKGTYLCLQADDVGEPATLGIICSGADSKWNPISDSKMHLSSNITNDVSLCLDVNPTSKTIVTNTCKCLSRDSSCDPASQWFKIINSTRCSSSTTQKSFLNLNSLLDFGLTGSL, via the exons ATGGCCACAATGATAATCTTCCCAGCCCTCTtctccctcctcctcctccctccACCCGCGGCGGCGCTGCCGCTCTCCACCGACTCGCGGTGGATCGTCGACGAAGGCGGGCGGAGGGTGAAGCTGACCTGCGTCAACTGGGCCTCGCACCTGGAACCCGTGGTGGCCGAGGGCCTCAGCAAGCAGCCCGTGGACGCCATCTCCAAGCGGATTACAGCCATGGGCTTCAACTGCGTGAGGCTCACCTGGCCGCTCTTCCTCGCCACCAACGACTCCCTGGCGGCCCTCACCGTCCGGCAGTCCCTCCGGAGCCTTGGCCTCGCGGAGTCCATTGCCGGTTTCCAAGTTAACAACCCCTCCATCATTGATCTCCCCCTCATTAAAGCTTTCCAG GCGGTGGTTTCTAGCCTAGGGAACTATATGATAATGGTGATTCTGGACAATCACTTGAGCAAGCCAGGGTGGTGCTGCAGCAACTTTGACGGCAGTGGATTCTTTGGGGATCAGTTCTTCAACCCTGACCTCTGGCTCAAGGGCCTCACTCGGATGGCCACCCTCTTCAATGGCACTTCGAACGTGGTGGGCATGAGCTTGAGGAATGAGCTCCGAGGCCCCAGGGAGAATGTCAACGACTGGTACAG GTACATGCAGAGGGGGGCTGAAGTAGTGCACGCAGCAAACAAGGACATTCTGGTCATACTCTCGGGGCTGTCTTACGACACCAACCTCTCTTTCCTCCTCAACCAGCAGGCCAACTTGTCATTCACCGGAAAGCTGGTGTTTGAGCTCCACTGGTACGGGTTCTCAGACGGGGATGCTTGGGCGAACGGGAACCCGAACCAGGTGTGTGGGAGGGTGGTGGACAATGTGATGAATAGGGCAGGGTTCCTTGTGGAGAAGGGGTGGCCCTTGTTTGTGAGTGAATTTGGGGCAGACCAGAGAGGGACCAATGTGAATGACAATAGGTACTTGAGTTGCTTCTTTGGGGTGGCAGCTGAGCTTGACTTGGACTGGGCACTGTGGGCGCTGGCTGGGAGTTACTATATAAGACAAGGGGTGATCGGGGTGGAGGAGCCCTATGGGATGTTGGGTTGGAATTGGTGTGAGACACGGAATGCTACCTTCTTGGCGAGGATCGCTGGCCTTCAATCTCCTTTTCAAG GGCCAGGCCTATCAGAAACTAAACCACATAACCTAATTTTCCATCCACTGACGGGTCTCTGCATCCAAAGAAAAtcattgtttggatcattgaagTTAGGTCCCTGTTCAGAGGCAGAGGCCTGGAGCTACACTCCCCAGAAGACACTAACCATCAAAGGCACCTACCTGTGCTTGCAAGCAGATGACGTAGGGGAACCTGCAACACTTGGAATCATTTGCAGCGGTGCAGATTCGAAATGGAACCCCATTTCAGATTCTAAGATGCATCTCTCCTCCAACATCACAAACGATGTTTCGCTCTGCCTGGACGTCAACCCTACCAGCAAAACCATTGTTACCAACACCTGCAAATGCTTGAGTAGGGACAGTTCGTGCGACCCTGCAAGCCAGTGGTTCAAAATTATCAACAGCACGAGATGTTCGAGCTCAACCACACAGAAATCTTTTCTCAATCTAAACTCGCTGTTGGATTTTGGATTGACAGGGAGTCTTTGA
- the LOC131145230 gene encoding proteasome subunit beta type-7-B-like isoform X1 produces the protein MSKAAIDVPPKGGFSFDLCRRNEMLSSKGVQPPSFRKTGTTIVGLIFQDGVILGADTRATEGPIVCDKNCEKIHYMAPNIYCCGAGTAADTEAVTDMVSSQLQLHRYQTGRESRVVTALTLLKSHLFNYQGYIQAALVLGGVDLTGPHLHTIYPHGSTDTLPFATMGSGSLAAMAIFESKYREGLTREEGINLVCDAICSGIFNDLGSGSNVDVCVITKGHKDYLRNHILPNPRTYVSSKGFTFPKPIEVLVTKVTPLKEKVEVIGGDAMEE, from the exons ATGTCGAAGGCTGCCATTGATGTTCCTCCCAAGGGTGGGTTTAGTTTCGACCTGTGTAGAAGGAACGAAATGCTTTCGAGCAAAGGAGTTCAGCCTCCTTCATTTCGCAAGACAGGAACTACTATTGTTGGTCTGATTTTCCAG GATGGTGTTATTCTTGGAGCAGACACTAGAGCAACTGAAGGACCTATAGTTTGTGACAAGAACTGTGAAAAAATTCACTATATGGCACCCAACATTTATTGCTGTGGAGCTGGAACTGCTGCTGATACAGAGGCAGTAACAG ACATGGTAAGTTCCCAGCTGCAGCTGCATCGGTATCAAACTGGTAGAGAGTCAAGGGTTGTGACTGCTCTTACCCTTCTGAAGTCTCACCTTTTCAA CTACCAAGGTTATATTCAAGCTGCCCTGGTGCTTGGTGGTGTTGATCTCACTGGGCCACATTTGCACACT ATTTACCCTCATGGATCTACAGACACACTACCATTTGCTACAATGGGTTCTGGTTCCCTGGCTGCAATGGCTATTTTTGAGTCAAAGTACCGAGAAGGGTTGACA AgggaagaaggaataaatttgGTATGTGACGCTATTTGCTCGGGCATATTCAATGACTTGGGAAGTGGAAGCAATGTAGATGTTTGTGTAATAACTAAG GGGCACAAAGACTACCTGAGGAACCACATATTGCCAAACCCTCGTACTTATGTCAGTTCCAAAGGTTTTACATTTCCAAAGCCAATAG AGGTTCTAGTGACAAAGGTTACACCCTTGAAGGAAAAGGTGGAAGTGATAGGAGGAGATGCCATGGAAGAGTGA
- the LOC131145230 gene encoding proteasome subunit beta type-7-B-like isoform X2 — translation MSKAAIDVPPKGGFSFDLCRRNEMLSSKGVQPPSFRKTGTTIVGLIFQDGVILGADTRATEGPIVCDKNCEKIHYMAPNIYCCGAGTAADTEAVTDMVSSQLQLHRYQTGRESRVVTALTLLKSHLFNYQGYIQAALVLGGVDLTGPHLHTIYPHGSTDTLPFATMGSGSLAAMAIFESKYREGLTREEGINLVCDAICSGIFNDLGSGSNVDVCVITKGHKDYLRNHILPNPRTYVSSKGFTFPKPIE, via the exons ATGTCGAAGGCTGCCATTGATGTTCCTCCCAAGGGTGGGTTTAGTTTCGACCTGTGTAGAAGGAACGAAATGCTTTCGAGCAAAGGAGTTCAGCCTCCTTCATTTCGCAAGACAGGAACTACTATTGTTGGTCTGATTTTCCAG GATGGTGTTATTCTTGGAGCAGACACTAGAGCAACTGAAGGACCTATAGTTTGTGACAAGAACTGTGAAAAAATTCACTATATGGCACCCAACATTTATTGCTGTGGAGCTGGAACTGCTGCTGATACAGAGGCAGTAACAG ACATGGTAAGTTCCCAGCTGCAGCTGCATCGGTATCAAACTGGTAGAGAGTCAAGGGTTGTGACTGCTCTTACCCTTCTGAAGTCTCACCTTTTCAA CTACCAAGGTTATATTCAAGCTGCCCTGGTGCTTGGTGGTGTTGATCTCACTGGGCCACATTTGCACACT ATTTACCCTCATGGATCTACAGACACACTACCATTTGCTACAATGGGTTCTGGTTCCCTGGCTGCAATGGCTATTTTTGAGTCAAAGTACCGAGAAGGGTTGACA AgggaagaaggaataaatttgGTATGTGACGCTATTTGCTCGGGCATATTCAATGACTTGGGAAGTGGAAGCAATGTAGATGTTTGTGTAATAACTAAG GGGCACAAAGACTACCTGAGGAACCACATATTGCCAAACCCTCGTACTTATGTCAGTTCCAAAGGTTTTACATTTCCAAAGCCAATAG aatga